One segment of Stegostoma tigrinum isolate sSteTig4 chromosome 26, sSteTig4.hap1, whole genome shotgun sequence DNA contains the following:
- the mn1b gene encoding transcriptional activator MN1 isoform X3 yields the protein MFGLDQFSRSGGGPGGERNFSQAALVMTGHYKSPTFPGATGSAMDEQALGPLELGLGMNPSLGGEPYAFHPRGGHSELHGGAGALQPPQAPAAAGSTAAPPPGGPQPPQAPPPPPPTAAAAGPPPQPQPQAAHGYFPGGPHPHGHPHFSGSFCGTEPGHSCLHGGRLLGTPGYSSNPLAGQPHAFGDSYDPLGENQTAGGGGGGGGGGGGAGGGGPGEGFAQQAAPVGRPGNLSEYHQHHTPSSNHTPCLPLDQSPNRAASFHGLPASSTSEAHGLEQRRLQNQPAVDSMEYNYQNDAPTRPFDMPVFSPSESGAQLPHYGPGRHVPGGNFPANAPMPRTPGLVSLGKIHPQQQHGMFYERFGNARKMPVGMESSVAARNPLMQQQAGLLARQNSCPPAIPRQQQAEAGAPNSSLQDSGAMMPNQHAPFEYPIQRLENRNMHPYGDPMFNIQQQPNQRLQHFDAPYLNVAKRPRFDFPNNHNVDNCATWSSNSMHNASLENHLSPSAYPGLPNEFSPPGPEGFPTGPPLQHPGADQQSLQQRQNMLMMFKQMVSRNQRHRMRQPELQHLSHHADVNQNSIVHSGQVANMSQPSFERESSGRMPGFDPQNPQMGQENAWFSGHHPSGEMLQRRMGSSTVPPEGSPHESVQMNLQQNGSGMLFRPGGNGLGMQEPMRMPGDGHVQSLHSPGMHSQFANNMANVAQMQSPSGGMGLPNTSTDRRAAPDFQGTPMGGQPGFPFGGPNRPSNPHNNPPGVAPSPGTYPPPQSEFQANQRSSLSKIGSLSLGSFSKPGSKDNTIYGQSCLAALSTACQNMIASLGAPNLNVTFNKKNQNEGKRKLSQTEQDSVGPSSGGGGGNVGGPSTGSTGNGSEYFQGSTQQNSQMGVSGTVSGKLGTSTAQNTTQGPNPPSQPECNLSPNYALEAIPSEGKGQTGRGRGRRKRDSGHVSPGNFFDKYSAENVNPGVSPGQQGQSSHTGDRGGTPQDKSLTSPSWGKGNDLLLPDQPDLMSSLDSGIQSVTKSDGSSPQVDFSDDVSNNYGNEDEVSSSSDNNIPKVTQLVTSSPKLQRADHGLLSGQKPMGHGMLNAHPNSNTTSNTGPGADNFGLGSTGSGHPGTPGMEQVRTPTSTSTQDEIHPLEILQAQIQLQRQQFSISEDQPLAMKNKKAECPSQNGDTELATCGTDTSKAAISTIDIESLMAEHNSTWYMPNDKAMMDPQDEDKQMAPWEKAKSASTNKEGHGGPLQGLNPDLGLNSQSGTWRWLWWHHGHDFQGGSQDKGYPLADFLRIENLKR from the coding sequence ATGTTCGGCCTGGATCAGTTCAGCAGGAGCGGTGGTGGCCCAGGCGGGGAGAGAAACTTCAGCCAGGCTGCCCTGGTTATGACGGGTCATTATAAAAGCCCAACGTTCCCCGGTGCCACTGGCAGCGCTATGGACGAGCAGGCTCTGGGTCCCCTTGAGCTGGGTCTGGGAATGAACCCGTCCTTGGGCGGGGAACCGTACGCTTTCCACCCCCGAGGGGGGCACTCGGAGCTGCACGGCGGGGCCGGGGCCCTGCAGCCGCCCCAGGCTCCGGCAGCGGCGGGGAGCACGGCGGCGCCTCCTCCTGGTGGCCCGCAGCCGCCCCAGGCTCCTCCACCGCCGCCTCCGACAGCAGCGGCTGCCGGTCCCCCACCGCAGCCCCAGCCCCAGGCCGCTCATGGCTACTTCCCCGGCGGACCCCACCCGCACGGGCACCCCCACTTCAGCGGCAGCTTCTGCGGGACCGAGCCTGGCCATTCGTGCCTGCACGGGGGACGTCTGCTGGGCACTCCCGGCTACAGCAGCAACCCCTTGGCCGGGCAGCCGCATGCTTTCGGGGACAGTTATGACCCCCTGGGGGAGAATCAGACtgcaggagggggaggaggagggggtgggggaggtggtggggctggaggaggggggCCAGGCGAAGGCTTTGCACAACAGGCAGCACCGGTGGGGAGGCCAGGTAACCTCTCAGAGTACCACCAGCACCACACCCCGTCTTCCAACCACACTCCCTGCCTCCCCCTGGACCAGTCTCCCAACCGAGCTGCCTCCTTCCATGGCCTTCCAGCCTCTTCTACATCCGAGGCGCATGGACTGGAACAGAGGCGCCTGCAGAACCAGCCAGCTGTGGACTCCATGGAGTACAACTACCAGAATGACGCCCCTACCAGGCCCTTCGACATGCCCGTGTTCTCCCCCTCGGAGTCTGGTGCCCAGCTTCCTCACTATGGCCCGGGACGGCACGTGCCTGGGGGCAACTTTCCTGCCAATGCCCCCATGCCCAGGACTCCTGGCCTGGTGAGTTTGGGCAAGATCCACCCTCAGCAGCAGCACGGGATGTTCTACGAAAGGTTTGGGAATGCTCGAAAAATGCCAGTGGGCATGGAGTCTAGTGTGGCTGCCCGGAACCCCCTCAtgcagcagcaggcaggtttgCTCGCACGGCAGAACTCTTGTCCCCCAGCGATACCTCGGCAGCAGCAAGCAGAGGCAGGGGCTCCAAACTCCAGTCTCCAGGACAGTGGGGCAATGATGCCGAATCAGCATGCTCCTTTTGAGTACCCCATTCAAAGATTAGAGAACAGGAATATGCACCCTTACGGCGACCCCATGTTCAATATTCAGCAGCAGCCCAATCAGAGGCTGCAGCATTTTGATGCTCCATATCTCAATGTGGCGAAGCGCCCaaggtttgactttccaaataacCACAACGTGGACAATTGTGCTACTTGGAGTAGCAACAGTATGCACAATGCAAGTTTGGAAAACCATCTATCTCCGTCTGCGTACCCTGGGCTTCCCAATGAGTTTTCACCACCTGGTCCTGAGGGCTTCCCGACAGGGCCTCCTCTGCAACATCCTGGGGCTGATCAACAGTCCCTGCAGCAGCGGCAAAACATGCTGATGATGTTCAAGCAGATGGTATCGAGGAACCAACGGCACAGGATGAGGCAACCTGAACTCCAGCACCTCAGCCACCACGCTGACGTTAACCAAAACAGCATAGTACACAGTGGCCAGGTGGCAAACATGTCACAGCCCAGCTTTGAGAGGGAAAGTAGTGGGAGGATGCCCGGCTTCGATCCTCAGAATCCACAGATGGGCCAGGAGAATGCCTGGTTCTCTGGCCACCACCCGTCAGGCGAGATGCTTCAGAGAAGGATGGGTAGCTCCACCGTACCTCCTGAAGGCAGCCCCCATGAATCTGTCCAGATGAATTTACAGCAGAATGGTTCTGGTATGCTGTTTAGGCCAGGTGGGAATGGACTGGGGATGCAAGAGCCAATGAGAATGCCGGGTGATGGACACGTACAGAGTTTGCACTCGCCTGGGATGCACTCCCAGTTTGCCAACAATATGGCCAATGTTGCGCAGATGCAGTCACCCAGCGGGGGTATGGGCCTTCCCAACACGTCGACTGATCGAAGAGCTGCACCTGATTTCCAAGGTACCCCAATGGGTGGACAACCAGGCTTTCCGTTTGGGGGGCCAAACCGCCCCTCAAACCCACACAACAATCCCCCTGGAGTGGCCCCATCACCCGGTACCTATCCACCCCCTCAATCTGAATTTCAGGCCAACCAGCGGTCCTCCTTGAGCAAGATAGGATCGCTGTCGCTGGGCTCCTTCAGCAAGCCTGGTTCAAAGGATAACACCATTTATGGACAGAGTTGCTTGGCTGCTCTGTCCACGGCTTGCCAGAACATGATTGCCAGTTTAGGTGCTCCGAACCTCAACGTCACCTTTAATAAAAAGAACCAAAATGAAGGGAAACGAAAACTGAGCCAAACTGAGCAGGACAGTGTTGGGCCAAGCAGTGGGGGTGGTGGCGGGAATGTTGGTGGGCCCTCGACTGGCAGCACGGGCAATGGGTCTGAGTATTTCCAAGGCAGCACTCAGCAGAACAGTCAGATgggggtctctggcactgtgagtgGCAAGCTGGGCACATCTACAGCACAGAATACCACGCAGGGGCCTAATCCCCCGTCCCAACCAGAGTGCAACCTGTCCCCAAATTATGCCTTGGAGGCCATCCCGAGCGAAGGCAAAGGACAGACGGGGCGAGGGAGAGGCCGGAGAAAACGGGATAGTGGCCACGTCAGCCCGGGGAATTTTTTTGACAAATACTCAGCTGAAAATGTGAATCCTGGGGTCAGTCCAGGGCAGCAGGGCCAGTCTAGTCACACTGGTGACCGAGGTGGCACCCCTCAGGATAAATCCCTCACCTCCCCATCATGGGGAAAAGGGAATGACCTTCTCCTCCCTGACCAACCTGACCTCATGTCCTCCCTGGATAGCGGAATTCAAAGTGTGACAAAATCAGATGGCAGCTCGCCTCAGGTTGACTTCTCAGACGATGTCAGCAACAACTATGGGAATGAAGACGAGGTGTCCTCGAGCTCTGATAACAACATACCCAAGGTCACCCAGTTAGTGACCAGCTCCCCCAAGCTGCAGCGAGCTGACCACGGTCTGCTCAGTGGTCAGAAACCTATGGGCCATGGCATGCTCAATGCACACCCGAACAGCAACACTACCTCCAACACAGGGCCTGGCGCCGACAACTTTGGGCTTGGCAGCACTGGCAGTGGGCACCCGGGCACACCAGGCATGGAGCAAGTTCGCACCCCCACCAGCACGTCAACCCAGGACGAGATTCACCCGCTGGAGATTCTGCAAGCACAGATCCAGCTGCAGCGGCAACAGTTTAGCATATCTGAGGACCAGCCTCTCGCCATGAAGAACAAAAAAGCCGAATGCCCCAGCCAGAATGGGGACACAGAACTGGCCACTTGTGGCACAGACACTAGTAAGGCTGCCATCAGCACGATAGACATTGAATCATTGATGGCAGAGCATAACTCTACCTGGTACATGCCCAATGACAAGGCCATGATGGATCCACAGGATGaagacaagcaaatggcaccaTGGGAAAAGGCCAAGTCTGCAAGTACCAACAAAGAAG